One stretch of Streptomyces sp. 135 DNA includes these proteins:
- a CDS encoding PIG-L deacetylase family protein: protein MIGLGTGRLHRIAAVGAHCDDIAIGAGGTLLTLCLAHPGIRIDALVLSGGGSEREQEERAALAAFCPDADLRLTVLKLPDGRMPVHWDEAKAAVEELRGQTDPGLILAPRTDDAHQDHRGLARLIPTAFRDHLVLGYEIVKWDGDLGRPAAYQPLSPEIAERKVRLLQEHYPSQRHRPWYDREAFLGLARIRGIECHARYAEAFAVTKLTLDLGTSDLGE from the coding sequence GTGATCGGGCTCGGGACGGGGCGCCTGCACCGGATCGCCGCGGTGGGCGCGCACTGCGACGACATCGCCATCGGCGCCGGCGGCACGCTGCTGACGCTCTGCCTCGCGCACCCCGGCATACGTATCGACGCGCTGGTGCTCTCCGGCGGCGGCAGCGAGCGGGAGCAGGAGGAACGGGCCGCGCTCGCCGCCTTCTGCCCGGACGCCGACCTGCGCCTCACCGTGCTCAAGCTGCCGGACGGCCGCATGCCCGTGCACTGGGACGAGGCCAAGGCCGCCGTCGAGGAACTGCGCGGGCAGACCGACCCCGGCCTGATCCTCGCCCCCCGCACCGATGACGCGCACCAGGACCACCGCGGCCTGGCCCGGCTGATACCCACCGCGTTCCGCGACCACCTCGTACTCGGCTACGAGATCGTCAAGTGGGACGGCGATCTCGGCCGCCCGGCCGCGTACCAGCCGCTGTCGCCGGAGATCGCCGAACGGAAGGTGCGGCTGCTGCAGGAGCACTACCCCTCGCAGCGGCACCGGCCCTGGTACGACCGGGAGGCCTTCCTCGGGCTGGCCCGGATCCGCGGCATCGAATGCCACGCGCGCTACGCCGAGGCGTTCGCCGTCACCAAGCT
- a CDS encoding glucose-1-phosphate cytidylyltransferase gives MKVVLFCGGYGMRMRSGAGVDDEAPKPMAMVGPRPLIWHVMRYYAHFGHTEFILCLGYGAHHIKNFFLNYEETASNDFVLRGGRTELLSTDISDWTITFAQTGIESPIGERLRRVRHHLDGDEMFLANYADVLTDAPLPQMIDRFARRDAGASMMVVPPQSSFHCVELGEDGLVGGITAVSDLPLWENGGYFVLRQEVFDHIPENGDLVADGCAQLAKRGRLVAHQHRGFWKPTDTVKERAALDAAYARGERPWAVWERDTAAVSA, from the coding sequence ATGAAGGTCGTACTGTTCTGCGGCGGTTACGGGATGCGGATGCGCAGCGGCGCAGGCGTCGACGACGAAGCGCCCAAGCCGATGGCGATGGTCGGCCCGCGACCGCTGATCTGGCATGTCATGCGCTACTACGCGCACTTCGGGCACACGGAGTTCATCCTGTGCCTCGGCTACGGGGCGCACCACATCAAGAACTTCTTCCTCAACTACGAGGAGACGGCGTCCAACGACTTCGTGCTGCGGGGCGGGCGGACCGAACTGCTCTCCACCGACATCTCGGACTGGACGATCACGTTCGCGCAGACCGGCATCGAGTCACCGATCGGCGAGCGGCTGCGCCGGGTGCGGCACCACTTGGACGGCGACGAGATGTTCCTCGCCAACTACGCCGACGTGCTCACCGACGCCCCGCTGCCGCAGATGATCGACCGGTTCGCCCGGCGTGACGCCGGCGCGTCGATGATGGTGGTGCCGCCGCAGTCGTCGTTCCACTGCGTGGAGCTGGGCGAGGACGGCCTGGTGGGCGGCATCACCGCCGTGAGCGACCTGCCGCTGTGGGAGAACGGCGGCTACTTCGTCCTCCGCCAGGAGGTCTTCGACCACATCCCGGAGAACGGGGACCTGGTCGCCGACGGATGCGCCCAACTGGCCAAGCGCGGACGGCTGGTGGCGCACCAGCACCGCGGCTTCTGGAAGCCGACCGACACCGTGAAGGAGCGGGCCGCGCTCGACGCCGCCTACGCCCGGGGCGAGCGCCCGTGGGCCGTGTGGGAACGGGACACCGCGGCGGTGAGCGCGTGA
- a CDS encoding class I SAM-dependent methyltransferase — translation MTRCRLCGSEAMASVVDLGATPPCESFLAADQLDQPEPAFPLHLRVCTDCWLAQIPPLITPEETFSEYAYFSSYSTSWVEHARTFVADAVRRLALGPDAFVVEVASNDGYLLRHMVDRGIRCLGIEPSVNVGAAAREADVPTLTEFLDPGVGSAVRAEHGPADLVVANNVYAHIPDVVGFTEGLRALVADDGWVSIEVQHLLTLIEENQYDTIYHEHFQYYTVASATRALASGGLTLVDVELLPTHGGSIRLWARPAEVAGEPSPAVADVLSREKAAGLQELSGYTEFSARVAKVRRDLLKFLVEAAERGETVVGYGAPGKGNTLLNHCGIRPDLLPYTVDRNPYKHGRFTPGTRIPILPPERIATDRPDYVLVLPWNLRAELTEQLSFVHEWGGRLVFPIPELSIVEVKA, via the coding sequence ATGACACGATGCCGACTCTGCGGCTCGGAAGCGATGGCGAGCGTCGTCGACCTCGGGGCGACGCCACCATGTGAGAGCTTTCTCGCCGCGGACCAACTGGACCAGCCCGAGCCCGCGTTCCCGCTGCACCTGCGGGTGTGCACCGACTGCTGGCTCGCGCAGATCCCGCCGCTGATCACGCCGGAGGAGACGTTCAGCGAGTACGCGTACTTCTCCTCCTACTCCACCTCCTGGGTGGAGCACGCGCGCACGTTCGTCGCCGACGCCGTGCGGCGACTCGCCCTTGGCCCCGACGCCTTCGTGGTCGAGGTCGCGAGCAACGACGGGTACCTGCTGAGGCACATGGTGGACCGGGGGATCCGCTGCCTCGGCATCGAGCCGTCGGTGAACGTCGGCGCCGCGGCGCGGGAGGCGGACGTGCCCACGCTCACCGAGTTCCTCGACCCCGGCGTCGGCTCGGCCGTCCGCGCCGAGCACGGCCCGGCGGACCTGGTCGTGGCCAACAACGTGTACGCGCACATCCCCGACGTGGTCGGGTTCACCGAGGGGCTGCGCGCCCTGGTCGCCGACGACGGCTGGGTCTCCATCGAGGTGCAGCACCTGCTGACCCTGATCGAGGAGAACCAGTACGACACGATCTACCACGAGCACTTCCAGTACTACACGGTCGCCTCCGCGACCCGGGCGCTCGCGAGCGGCGGACTCACCCTCGTCGACGTCGAGTTGCTGCCCACGCACGGCGGCTCCATCCGGCTGTGGGCCCGCCCGGCCGAGGTGGCGGGCGAGCCGTCCCCGGCGGTGGCCGACGTGCTGAGCCGGGAGAAGGCCGCCGGGCTCCAGGAGCTGTCGGGGTACACCGAGTTCTCCGCCCGGGTCGCCAAGGTGCGCAGGGACCTCCTGAAGTTCCTCGTCGAGGCGGCCGAGCGCGGCGAGACGGTCGTCGGCTACGGCGCGCCGGGCAAGGGCAACACCCTGCTCAACCACTGCGGCATCCGGCCCGACCTGCTCCCGTACACGGTCGACCGCAACCCCTACAAGCACGGCCGGTTCACCCCCGGCACCCGCATCCCGATCCTGCCGCCCGAGCGGATCGCCACCGACAGGCCGGACTACGTCCTCGTCCTCCCGTGGAACCTGCGGGCCGAGCTGACCGAGCAGCTGTCCTTCGTGCACGAGTGGGGCGGCCGTCTCGTCTTTCCCATCCCGGAACTGAGCATTGTCGAGGTCAAGGCATGA
- a CDS encoding glycosyltransferase, with amino-acid sequence MHVLVVHNRYSSAQPSGENKVVDQEVELLRAAGHRVEVFERRSDSIAARSLLGKAAVPLLVPWNPAVRTELAARLRTERPDVVHVHNVFPLLSPAVLAACADAGVPAVATLHNYTQICPPGTLQRDGRPCTECVGSAPLPAVRHGCYRDSRLATVPLAVSLSVNRRRWWSGVERFFCISAAQRDVLVRAGMPAERLAVKHNFVPDPDIRRSGAGEHLLYLGRLAEAKGVRLLMAAWDEIAASGGVGVPLVIAGAGPLEREVSAWATGRDDVRYVGLYDTAQCRQAIARSVAVVAPSTWLEAFGLVVVEAMAAGVPAVAAGHGAFVELVEDGVSGLLHRPGDSASLASRIRRITAGPALGREMGRAARRRYEQHFSPAVGLERLVEEYRTAIAVRTESRGTESMGGSK; translated from the coding sequence ATGCACGTCCTCGTGGTGCACAACCGCTACTCCTCGGCGCAGCCGAGCGGCGAGAACAAGGTCGTCGACCAGGAGGTGGAGCTGCTGCGCGCGGCCGGCCACCGGGTCGAGGTCTTCGAGCGGCGCAGCGACTCCATCGCCGCCCGCTCCCTGCTCGGCAAGGCCGCGGTACCGCTCCTCGTGCCGTGGAACCCGGCGGTCCGCACGGAACTCGCCGCCCGGCTGCGCACCGAGCGCCCGGACGTGGTCCACGTCCACAACGTCTTCCCGCTCCTGTCGCCCGCGGTCCTCGCCGCCTGCGCCGACGCGGGCGTGCCCGCCGTCGCCACGCTGCACAACTACACCCAGATCTGCCCGCCCGGCACATTGCAGCGGGACGGGCGGCCGTGCACCGAGTGCGTCGGGTCGGCGCCGCTGCCCGCCGTCCGCCACGGCTGTTACCGCGACTCCCGGCTCGCGACGGTGCCGCTCGCGGTCAGCCTGTCGGTCAACCGGCGGCGCTGGTGGTCCGGCGTGGAGCGGTTCTTCTGCATCTCCGCGGCGCAGCGCGACGTCCTGGTGCGGGCCGGCATGCCGGCCGAACGCCTCGCGGTGAAGCACAACTTCGTGCCCGACCCGGACATCCGCCGGTCGGGCGCCGGCGAGCACCTGCTCTACCTCGGGCGGCTCGCGGAGGCCAAAGGCGTGCGGCTGCTCATGGCCGCGTGGGACGAGATCGCGGCGAGCGGCGGTGTGGGTGTGCCGCTCGTCATCGCCGGCGCGGGGCCACTGGAGCGGGAGGTGAGCGCCTGGGCGACGGGCCGGGACGACGTACGGTACGTCGGCCTGTACGACACGGCCCAGTGCCGGCAGGCCATCGCGCGGTCGGTCGCCGTGGTGGCCCCCTCGACGTGGCTGGAGGCGTTCGGCCTGGTGGTCGTGGAGGCGATGGCGGCCGGCGTCCCGGCCGTCGCCGCCGGTCACGGCGCCTTCGTCGAACTCGTCGAGGACGGGGTGAGCGGCCTCCTGCACCGGCCGGGCGACTCCGCCTCGCTCGCCTCCCGCATACGCCGGATCACCGCCGGGCCGGCCCTGGGCCGGGAGATGGGCCGGGCGGCCCGGCGCCGTTACGAGCAGCACTTCAGCCCGGCCGTCGGGCTGGAGCGCCTGGTGGAGGAGTACCGCACCGCGATCGCGGTGCGGACGGAATCAAGGGGGACGGAATCCATGGGGGGCAGTAAATGA
- a CDS encoding O-antigen ligase domain-containing protein — protein sequence MSTGHIPGADHTPKTVGAVWGLLVLNTLGSTGARTIVPLPRSLIQMVTMGALVAAFALALAVNLRLRIRAGAFLFLLTLLLVPSVISSAGLESGFGALFRCVRLALFVATLWLLSRWWDRSVTFVRHHIRMYFAVLGSVAAGLVISPGAALPELYGGRLVGALWPLTPPQIGQYAAVIIGLTVLLVLGRRTDRGSAAVVIVPSLVLLALTHTRTATLGLLIGLAAAIGSLALTSAAARRFFTWAVLCAAVAAVGFGSALRTWFLRGQSQEHFTSFTGREKVWDALLAAPRTASEQLFGMGLGDKSFGGLPIDNSWLAVYHEQGLTGAAIVALIVVVLAGVALLRPPSLPRACAIFLISYCAIASYTEAGLGDASPYLLHLAVAASLLAPPAAAVPPAAPEAPRRRVPRWARNER from the coding sequence ATGAGCACGGGCCACATACCGGGCGCGGACCACACGCCGAAGACGGTCGGGGCGGTCTGGGGGCTGCTCGTCCTCAACACGCTCGGCTCCACCGGGGCGAGGACCATCGTCCCCCTGCCCCGCTCCCTCATCCAGATGGTCACCATGGGCGCGCTGGTCGCCGCGTTCGCGCTGGCGCTCGCGGTCAATCTCCGGCTGCGCATCCGGGCCGGCGCCTTCCTGTTCCTGCTCACCCTGCTGCTGGTGCCGAGCGTGATCTCCAGCGCGGGCCTCGAGTCCGGGTTCGGCGCGCTGTTCCGCTGCGTCCGGCTGGCGCTCTTCGTCGCCACGCTGTGGCTGCTCAGCCGCTGGTGGGACCGGAGCGTGACGTTCGTCCGGCACCACATCCGGATGTACTTCGCGGTGCTCGGCTCGGTCGCCGCCGGCCTGGTCATCTCACCGGGCGCCGCCCTGCCCGAGCTCTACGGCGGACGCCTCGTGGGCGCCCTGTGGCCGCTCACCCCGCCGCAGATCGGCCAGTACGCCGCGGTGATCATCGGACTCACCGTGCTGCTCGTCCTGGGCCGCCGGACGGACCGGGGCAGCGCGGCGGTCGTCATCGTCCCCTCACTCGTCCTGCTCGCGCTGACCCACACCCGTACGGCCACGCTCGGTCTGCTCATCGGGCTCGCGGCGGCGATCGGCTCCCTCGCCTTGACCAGCGCCGCCGCCCGCCGGTTCTTCACCTGGGCGGTGCTGTGCGCCGCCGTGGCCGCGGTGGGGTTCGGCTCCGCGCTGCGGACGTGGTTCCTGCGCGGGCAGAGCCAGGAGCACTTCACCAGCTTCACCGGCCGCGAGAAGGTCTGGGACGCCCTGCTGGCCGCCCCCCGGACGGCCTCGGAGCAGCTGTTCGGCATGGGCCTGGGCGACAAGTCCTTCGGCGGCCTGCCGATCGACAACAGCTGGCTGGCCGTCTACCACGAGCAGGGCCTGACCGGCGCCGCCATCGTGGCGCTGATCGTCGTCGTCCTCGCCGGTGTCGCGTTGCTGCGGCCGCCGTCGCTGCCGAGGGCCTGCGCGATCTTCCTGATCAGCTACTGCGCGATCGCGTCGTACACCGAGGCCGGGCTCGGCGACGCCTCGCCGTATCTGCTGCATCTGGCCGTGGCCGCCTCCCTGTTGGCGCCACCTGCGGCGGCCGTGCCTCCCGCGGCGCCCGAAGCCCCCCGACGACGCGTCCCGCGATGGGCCAGGAACGAGAGGTGA
- a CDS encoding right-handed parallel beta-helix repeat-containing protein has protein sequence MGRKWRSWVLPAAALALLAAGCESTPDARKKPAAAPPTSAARPVARVCAEPAAGPAKAPAGAVTVDPAKVGDLATKTKNSPPNTTFWLRPGRHRLQPDRYAQVIPKKGNRYLGAPGAVLDGRKANQYAFGGRARDVTIRHLTVQRFVAPPDEGVVNHDSADGWVIEHATIQHNSGAGLMAGARQRVRANCLRGNGQYGMNAYKATGRLRDLVVEGNEIVGNNTDDWERRRKGCGCTGGIKFWAVDGADVRGNWVHDNRGSGLWADTNNNDFRIEDNVLETNDGAALIYETSYNAVIRKNTIRRNNWVEGRRYADRGDNFPFATVYVSESGGEPRVRARTDKIEIYRNVLEDNWSGITLWENADRFCNSPANTSSGDCTLLVKDTDRCARPAIATAPLYGDCRWKTQRVDIHDNRFVLDKSVVDCAAKCDRMAVLANYGTYPDWSPYQGERVAEAITRKQHNRWHDNAYLGPWKFVAHDPSRVLDFGQWQSTPYRQDAGSTFRARDGG, from the coding sequence GTGGGGAGGAAGTGGCGGAGCTGGGTGCTCCCGGCGGCGGCGCTGGCCCTGCTGGCGGCCGGCTGTGAGAGCACTCCGGACGCCCGGAAGAAGCCGGCCGCCGCACCCCCGACGTCCGCGGCCCGGCCCGTGGCCCGCGTGTGCGCCGAGCCGGCCGCCGGACCGGCGAAGGCACCCGCGGGCGCGGTGACCGTCGACCCCGCCAAGGTCGGCGACCTGGCCACGAAGACCAAGAACAGCCCCCCGAACACCACGTTCTGGCTCCGGCCGGGCAGACACAGGCTCCAGCCGGACCGCTACGCCCAGGTCATCCCCAAGAAGGGCAACCGCTACCTCGGAGCGCCGGGCGCGGTGCTCGACGGCCGGAAGGCCAACCAGTACGCGTTCGGCGGCAGGGCCCGCGACGTCACCATCCGCCACCTGACCGTGCAGCGCTTCGTGGCGCCGCCGGACGAGGGCGTGGTCAACCACGACTCGGCCGACGGATGGGTGATCGAGCACGCGACGATCCAGCACAACTCCGGTGCCGGACTGATGGCCGGCGCCCGCCAGCGGGTCCGCGCCAACTGCCTGCGCGGCAACGGCCAGTACGGCATGAACGCGTACAAGGCGACCGGCCGGCTCAGGGACCTGGTGGTCGAGGGCAACGAGATCGTCGGCAACAACACCGACGACTGGGAGCGGCGGCGCAAGGGCTGCGGCTGCACCGGAGGCATCAAGTTCTGGGCCGTCGACGGCGCCGACGTGCGCGGCAACTGGGTGCACGACAACCGCGGATCGGGACTGTGGGCGGACACCAACAACAACGACTTCCGCATCGAGGACAACGTCCTGGAGACCAACGACGGTGCCGCGCTGATCTACGAGACCAGCTACAACGCGGTCATCCGGAAGAACACGATCCGGCGGAACAACTGGGTCGAGGGCCGCAGGTACGCCGACCGCGGCGACAACTTCCCGTTCGCGACCGTCTACGTGTCCGAGTCCGGCGGCGAACCACGGGTCCGGGCCCGCACGGACAAGATCGAGATCTACCGGAACGTGCTGGAGGACAACTGGTCCGGCATCACCCTGTGGGAGAACGCCGACCGGTTCTGCAACAGCCCCGCCAACACCTCGTCCGGTGACTGCACGCTGCTGGTGAAGGACACCGACCGCTGCGCGCGGCCCGCGATCGCCACCGCACCGCTCTACGGCGACTGCCGGTGGAAGACCCAGCGCGTGGACATCCACGACAACCGCTTCGTGCTGGACAAGTCCGTCGTCGACTGCGCGGCGAAGTGCGACCGCATGGCGGTCCTCGCCAACTACGGCACCTATCCGGACTGGTCGCCCTACCAGGGCGAGCGGGTTGCCGAGGCGATCACCCGCAAGCAGCACAACCGCTGGCACGACAACGCCTACCTCGGACCGTGGAAGTTCGTGGCCCACGACCCGAGCCGCGTACTCGACTTCGGACAGTGGCAGAGCACGCCGTACCGGCAGGACGCGGGCAGCACCTTCCGCGCACGGGACGGTGGCTGA
- a CDS encoding alginate lyase family protein: protein MTVGPASAGWYLRRLSRMGPREIGGRAGDAVRRRRWRSARPKCPSVTGARFTAVLPAGTIASVPPDAAKRLVAEADRLLAGHVEYFGVDRDDLADPDWWYDPKTGRRAPWGYAFDVPYRDENAAGDIKQIWELSRHQYLTVLAAAYAVTGNERYAERVAEHLRSWWASNAPLRGAHWISGIELGIRLLSWVWIRRLLDDWPGAAALFEDNPVARHQIWHHQRWLAAFPSRGSSANNHVIAEAAGQFAAACAFGWFPASPRWRSDALRSLERHLKSNTFGSGLNRELATEYHGLVLELGLAALAEADAADVPVPASVRLVLLRMTDALAAVVDSRLRPPRQGDADDGHGLVLDGTGTDRWASLLATGDAVFGRLDWWPSVTATDVRTPLLTALIRPYAKNGTAPAVTRPPRRPGHFTDAGMTILRGPGEIWCRCDGGPHGFLSIAAHAHADALSLEVRHDGVDVLADPGTYCYHGEPAWRRYFRSTLGHNTLQLDGADQSVSGGPFLWTRHARSRVLAAETTGDVARWCAEHDGYRPSVHRRRVELTAASRELRVVDEVRGPGRSVRLVFHLGPAITADLAGERAVLTWTRDGEERSAVLDLPEQLRWRAHRGESDPPLGWYSAGFGRKEPATTLVGTGFTDGAEGFTTVLGFRG, encoded by the coding sequence ATGACGGTGGGCCCGGCGAGCGCGGGCTGGTACCTGCGGCGGCTGTCCCGGATGGGACCGCGGGAGATCGGCGGCCGGGCGGGCGACGCGGTGCGCAGGCGGCGGTGGCGGTCGGCGCGGCCAAAGTGCCCGAGCGTGACCGGCGCCCGGTTCACCGCGGTCCTGCCCGCCGGGACGATCGCCTCGGTCCCGCCGGACGCCGCGAAACGTCTGGTCGCCGAGGCGGACCGGCTGCTGGCCGGGCACGTCGAGTACTTCGGCGTGGACCGCGACGACCTGGCCGACCCCGACTGGTGGTACGACCCCAAGACCGGGCGCAGGGCCCCGTGGGGCTACGCCTTCGACGTGCCGTACCGCGACGAGAACGCGGCCGGTGACATCAAGCAGATCTGGGAGCTCTCCCGGCACCAGTACCTCACCGTGCTCGCCGCCGCCTACGCCGTCACCGGGAACGAGCGGTACGCCGAGCGCGTGGCCGAGCACCTGCGCTCGTGGTGGGCGTCGAACGCGCCGCTGCGCGGAGCGCACTGGATCAGCGGCATCGAGCTGGGGATCCGGCTGCTGTCCTGGGTGTGGATCCGCCGCCTGCTCGACGACTGGCCGGGCGCGGCCGCGCTGTTCGAGGACAACCCGGTGGCGCGCCACCAGATCTGGCACCACCAGCGCTGGTTGGCCGCCTTCCCCAGCCGGGGCTCTTCGGCGAACAACCACGTCATCGCCGAGGCCGCCGGGCAGTTCGCCGCGGCCTGCGCCTTCGGGTGGTTCCCCGCCTCGCCGCGCTGGCGGTCCGACGCGCTGCGGTCCCTGGAGCGGCACCTGAAGAGCAACACCTTCGGATCGGGCCTCAACCGCGAGCTGGCCACCGAGTACCACGGCCTCGTGCTGGAGCTCGGCCTGGCCGCGCTGGCCGAGGCGGACGCCGCGGACGTGCCCGTCCCCGCCTCCGTCCGGCTGGTGCTGCTGCGGATGACCGACGCGCTCGCGGCCGTCGTGGACAGCCGATTACGGCCGCCGCGCCAGGGGGACGCGGACGACGGCCACGGTCTGGTTCTGGACGGCACGGGCACTGACCGCTGGGCGTCCCTGCTGGCCACCGGGGACGCCGTCTTCGGCCGGCTCGACTGGTGGCCGTCGGTGACCGCCACCGATGTCCGCACCCCGCTGCTGACCGCGCTCATCCGGCCGTACGCGAAGAACGGAACCGCACCGGCCGTGACCCGCCCCCCGCGCAGGCCGGGCCACTTCACCGACGCGGGCATGACCATCCTGCGCGGCCCGGGGGAGATCTGGTGCCGGTGCGACGGCGGCCCGCACGGCTTCCTGTCCATCGCCGCGCACGCCCACGCGGACGCGCTGTCGCTTGAGGTCCGGCACGACGGGGTCGACGTGCTCGCCGACCCCGGCACGTACTGCTACCACGGGGAGCCCGCATGGCGGCGGTACTTCCGGTCGACCCTCGGCCACAACACCCTGCAACTGGACGGCGCCGACCAGTCCGTATCCGGCGGGCCGTTCCTGTGGACCCGCCACGCCCGCAGCCGCGTCCTGGCCGCCGAGACAACCGGTGACGTGGCCCGCTGGTGTGCCGAGCACGACGGCTACCGCCCCTCGGTGCACCGCCGCAGGGTGGAGCTGACGGCCGCGAGCCGTGAGCTGAGGGTCGTCGACGAGGTGCGCGGCCCGGGCCGGTCCGTACGCCTGGTGTTCCACCTCGGCCCGGCGATCACCGCGGACCTGGCGGGGGAGCGGGCCGTGCTCACCTGGACCCGGGACGGCGAGGAACGCTCCGCGGTGCTCGACCTGCCCGAGCAACTGCGCTGGCGGGCGCATCGCGGTGAGAGCGATCCGCCCCTCGGCTGGTACTCCGCCGGCTTCGGGCGCAAGGAACCCGCCACCACGCTGGTCGGCACCGGCTTCACCGACGGCGCCGAGGGGTTCACCACCGTGCTCGGCTTCCGGGGCTAG
- a CDS encoding bi-domain-containing oxidoreductase has translation MKQVVQNYKSGELAVLDVPVPGCKPGGVLVRSAYSLISTGTELMKVSEAGMSMLGKARSRPDQVAKVVQSVATNGVPATYRKVMGKLDSYTPLGYSLCGVVEQVGAGTDDVKVGDLVACAGNEHALHAESNWVPKNLYARVPDGLAPRHAAFGTVGSIALQGVRRGESQLGDVALVIGLGLIGQLVVQLLTASGVRVVGVDPDRERCALAERLGAVACGDPSSAAVEATVAELTGGHGVDQVYLAAGGGSNQPVELAARLCRDRGRVVDIGKCRLDLPWNAYYEKELDVRFSRSYGPGRYDPEYELEGRDYPIGYVRWTERRNLACFLDLVARGRVDVEPLVSHIADFDDAVETYQRLKNGELKAVAVLFRYPGHAENTAEAEAPAVAVPEVRRNGVVPAPARAAKTPVRLAFVGAGNYATSMLLPHLAQRDGVTLSTVVTTTALSAANAKRKFGFAEATTDLDAVLGDKSIDAVFVVTRHSSHAELTRRALLAGKTVFVEKPLALTEDELTGVLAAVEESGNDRIQVGFNRRFAPLLQEARKRFGARTGPASLRYLVNAGRLDHGSWYLRQGAEGSRFTGEGGHFIDTASWLLGADPVSVYALAPPGNEDLQVVLRYPDGSTATISYVTTGASGFPKETLDLVADGKVLRLDDFVRASVHGGRRKRWVSSRLPKARDKGQSAELAAFVKAVRTGGPMPVPLESLVATTAATLAVRAGLAGGAPVTLARAR, from the coding sequence GTGAAGCAGGTCGTACAGAACTACAAGAGCGGCGAGCTGGCGGTGCTCGACGTGCCGGTGCCGGGGTGCAAGCCGGGCGGTGTGCTGGTGCGCAGCGCCTACTCGCTGATATCCACCGGGACCGAGCTCATGAAGGTGTCCGAGGCCGGCATGTCGATGCTGGGCAAGGCCCGCTCCCGGCCCGACCAGGTGGCCAAGGTCGTGCAGAGCGTGGCCACCAACGGAGTGCCCGCCACCTACCGCAAGGTGATGGGCAAGCTGGACTCCTACACGCCGCTGGGCTACTCGCTGTGCGGGGTGGTCGAGCAGGTCGGCGCCGGGACCGACGACGTGAAGGTCGGCGACCTCGTGGCCTGCGCCGGCAATGAGCACGCGCTGCACGCCGAGTCGAACTGGGTGCCGAAGAACCTCTACGCCCGGGTGCCCGATGGTCTCGCGCCGCGGCACGCGGCCTTCGGCACCGTCGGGTCGATCGCGTTGCAGGGCGTCCGCCGCGGCGAGTCACAGCTCGGCGACGTGGCACTGGTCATCGGCCTCGGGCTGATCGGACAGCTGGTGGTACAGCTCCTGACCGCCTCGGGAGTCCGCGTCGTCGGCGTCGACCCCGACCGGGAGCGCTGCGCACTGGCCGAGCGGCTGGGCGCCGTGGCCTGCGGCGATCCCTCCTCCGCGGCCGTGGAGGCCACCGTCGCCGAACTCACCGGCGGCCACGGCGTGGACCAGGTGTACCTGGCCGCCGGCGGCGGCAGCAACCAGCCCGTCGAGCTGGCCGCCCGACTCTGCCGGGACCGCGGCCGGGTCGTCGACATCGGCAAGTGCCGCCTGGACCTGCCCTGGAACGCGTACTACGAGAAAGAGCTCGACGTCCGGTTCTCCCGCAGCTACGGCCCCGGACGCTACGACCCGGAGTACGAGCTGGAGGGGCGCGACTACCCGATCGGCTACGTGCGCTGGACCGAGCGCCGCAACCTGGCGTGCTTCCTCGACCTCGTCGCCCGCGGCCGCGTCGACGTGGAGCCGCTGGTCTCCCACATCGCCGACTTCGACGACGCCGTCGAGACGTATCAGCGGCTGAAGAACGGCGAGTTGAAGGCGGTGGCCGTGCTGTTCCGCTACCCCGGCCACGCCGAGAACACGGCGGAAGCCGAGGCCCCGGCGGTGGCCGTGCCCGAGGTGCGGCGCAACGGCGTGGTGCCCGCCCCGGCCCGGGCCGCCAAGACGCCGGTACGGCTCGCGTTCGTCGGCGCGGGGAACTACGCGACGTCGATGCTGCTGCCGCACCTGGCCCAGCGCGACGGCGTCACGCTGTCGACCGTCGTCACCACGACGGCGCTGTCCGCGGCCAACGCCAAGCGGAAGTTCGGCTTCGCCGAGGCGACCACCGACCTCGACGCCGTGCTCGGCGACAAGTCCATCGACGCGGTCTTCGTGGTCACCCGGCACAGCTCGCACGCCGAACTGACCCGAAGGGCCCTCCTCGCCGGCAAGACGGTGTTCGTGGAGAAGCCCCTGGCCCTCACCGAGGACGAGCTGACCGGCGTGCTCGCGGCGGTGGAGGAGTCCGGCAACGACCGGATCCAGGTGGGCTTCAACCGCCGGTTCGCGCCGCTGCTGCAAGAGGCCCGGAAGCGGTTCGGCGCCCGGACCGGCCCGGCGAGCCTGCGCTACCTGGTCAACGCCGGGCGGCTGGACCACGGCAGTTGGTACCTCCGGCAGGGCGCCGAGGGCTCGCGGTTCACCGGCGAGGGCGGGCACTTCATCGACACGGCGAGCTGGCTGCTCGGGGCCGACCCGGTCTCCGTGTACGCCCTCGCCCCGCCCGGCAACGAAGACCTCCAGGTCGTCCTGCGCTACCCGGACGGGTCCACGGCCACCATCAGTTACGTCACCACCGGCGCGTCCGGCTTCCCCAAGGAGACGCTGGACCTCGTCGCGGACGGCAAGGTGCTCAGGCTCGACGACTTCGTCCGCGCCTCCGTCCACGGTGGCCGCCGCAAGCGGTGGGTCAGTTCACGGCTGCCCAAGGCCCGGGACAAGGGGCAGTCCGCCGAGCTGGCCGCGTTCGTCAAGGCGGTGCGGACCGGCGGGCCGATGCCGGTGCCGCTGGAGTCGCTGGTCGCCACCACGGCGGCGACCCTCGCCGTCCGGGCGGGCCTGGCCGGCGGCGCGCCGGTGACGCTGGCGAGGGCGCGATGA